The Mycolicibacterium fluoranthenivorans genome has a window encoding:
- a CDS encoding MCE family protein has translation MSRRLSAAVNFGIFAVVMMLLTVVLVAVFADYRGGAASRYTALFSDVSDLKAGDSVRVAGVRVGTVGAVDLQRDKTVLVGFDTDAAIRLTAGTHAAVRYLNLVGDRYLELTDEPGSTRLLKPGEQIPIGRTKPALNLDVLLNGLKPVVRGLDPKDVNALTTALIEAVQGQGDTLSSLLARTSSFAGKLADNSQVVESLIDNLNKVTADVSRDGQQFGDTIDRLQHLVSGLAADRDRIGAAIDSLSAGTASVASLLGQVRPPLTGTIDQLNRLAPALDAEKELIDGALQRAPENYRKLSRIGSYGSFFNYYLCGVTWRVSDMQGRTAVFPWIKQDTGRCAETG, from the coding sequence ATGAGCCGCCGGCTCTCGGCGGCAGTGAATTTCGGTATCTTCGCCGTGGTCATGATGTTGTTGACGGTAGTTCTGGTGGCCGTCTTCGCCGACTACCGCGGCGGGGCGGCGTCGCGGTACACCGCTCTGTTCTCCGACGTGTCCGACCTCAAAGCGGGCGATTCGGTGCGAGTGGCCGGTGTCCGAGTTGGCACGGTGGGTGCAGTGGATCTGCAGAGGGACAAGACCGTCCTGGTCGGCTTCGACACCGACGCCGCCATCCGATTGACCGCCGGCACCCACGCGGCGGTCCGCTACCTCAATCTCGTCGGCGACCGCTACCTCGAACTCACCGACGAGCCGGGGTCGACGCGGCTCCTCAAGCCCGGCGAGCAGATTCCGATCGGACGGACCAAGCCGGCACTCAATCTCGACGTTCTGCTCAACGGGCTCAAACCTGTTGTCCGAGGGCTTGATCCAAAAGATGTCAACGCCCTGACCACTGCCCTCATCGAAGCGGTGCAAGGCCAGGGCGACACGCTGTCGTCGCTGCTGGCACGCACGTCCTCATTCGCGGGCAAGCTGGCCGACAACAGCCAGGTGGTCGAATCGCTGATCGACAATCTCAACAAGGTGACGGCCGACGTGAGCCGCGACGGACAGCAGTTCGGCGACACGATCGACAGGCTCCAGCACCTGGTCTCGGGATTGGCTGCCGACCGTGACCGCATCGGCGCTGCGATCGACTCGCTGAGCGCCGGGACAGCCTCGGTGGCAAGCCTGCTGGGACAGGTCAGGCCGCCGCTGACTGGCACCATCGATCAGCTGAACCGGCTGGCCCCTGCGCTGGATGCTGAGAAGGAGCTCATCGACGGTGCGTTGCAGCGCGCGCCGGAGAATTACCGCAAGCTGTCCCGAATCGGTTCGTACGGCAGCTTTTTCAACTATTACCTATGTGGGGTGACCTGGCGGGTCAGTGATATGCAGGGCCGCACCGCGGTCTTTCCATGGATCAAGCAAGACACCGGAAGGTGCGCTGAGACAGGATGA
- a CDS encoding MCE family protein codes for MIKYRGPQLIRTGFIGVVLILLIIAVGLQPERLTDWATAVRYQAVFTEAGGLQVGNPVKLSGVKVGSVTDVTLDHGDALVTFSVDGVTELGSQTSAHIGTGTLLGERMLNLQSAGEGTLRPNGRIPVERTSSPYSLTDAVGDLTTTVAHTDTASLNQSLDVLATTVDEIAPQLGPTFDELTRLSRILNGRDQKIGELLEHAAMVSGIVAERSDAVNTMLLDANDLTAVLADRRRAIVNLLADTSALAQRVSGLIHDNQDKLKPTLDKLNAVTAVLERNRDNLEKALPGLAKFQGGLSELVANGPYYIGYIPNLTQGSLLQPFLDYAFGFRRGTDSGQPPDNAGPRAEIPFPRNGIPQPGEQWGR; via the coding sequence ATGATCAAATATCGCGGGCCCCAGCTCATCCGCACCGGATTCATCGGTGTGGTGCTGATTCTGCTGATCATCGCCGTGGGGCTGCAGCCGGAGCGGCTGACCGACTGGGCGACGGCGGTCAGATACCAGGCGGTGTTCACCGAAGCCGGGGGGTTGCAGGTCGGCAATCCGGTCAAGCTCTCGGGGGTCAAGGTCGGCTCGGTCACGGACGTCACTCTCGATCACGGCGATGCGCTGGTGACGTTCTCAGTAGACGGCGTCACTGAACTCGGTTCGCAGACCAGTGCGCACATCGGGACCGGCACCCTGCTCGGCGAGCGGATGCTCAACCTGCAATCCGCGGGTGAGGGCACGTTGAGGCCCAACGGCCGGATCCCGGTTGAGCGGACCTCGTCGCCGTACTCGCTGACCGATGCGGTCGGTGACCTGACCACCACCGTCGCCCACACGGATACGGCTTCACTCAACCAGTCGCTGGATGTGCTGGCCACCACGGTGGACGAGATCGCCCCGCAGTTGGGGCCCACGTTCGACGAACTGACCCGGTTGTCGAGGATCCTCAACGGCCGGGACCAAAAGATAGGCGAACTCCTTGAGCACGCCGCGATGGTCAGCGGCATCGTCGCCGAGCGAAGCGATGCGGTGAACACCATGCTGCTGGATGCCAACGATCTGACGGCCGTGCTGGCCGACCGCCGACGGGCCATCGTCAACCTGCTGGCGGACACGTCCGCCCTGGCCCAGCGTGTTTCCGGGCTGATCCACGACAATCAGGACAAACTCAAGCCCACGTTGGACAAACTCAATGCCGTCACCGCGGTACTGGAACGCAATCGCGACAACCTGGAGAAGGCCCTTCCCGGGCTGGCGAAATTCCAGGGCGGGCTCAGCGAACTCGTCGCCAACGGTCCCTATTACATCGGCTATATTCCCAACCTCACTCAGGGCTCGCTGCTGCAGCCCTTCCTGGACTATGCGTTCGGCTTCCGGCGCGGTACCGACAGCGGTCAGCCGCCGGACAACGCGGGCCCCCGAGCAGAAATTCCATTCCCGCGCAACGGGATTCCGCAACCCGGCGAGCAGTGGGGACGATGA
- a CDS encoding MCE family protein yields the protein MMRRALRLITVIVLAGCLTGGAALLTYRHFFAPITITADFQTATAIYPGDQVQVSGVRVGTIESVQPRGTFTRMTLTVDRRVPIPADAQAVIVAQNLISARYVQLTPAYRSSGPMMADGAAIPLSRTAIPVEWDEVKDQLNRLAVELGPKSGVSDTASARFITSTADAMAGNGDKLRQTLSQLSGVGRILAAGGGSITDIIANLQTFVTTLQASKTQIVQFQDRLATLTSVVDGSRADLDAVLTNVAGTVGDVQRFIADVRDPTAEQIRSLAAVTQSVVNRQKDLEQILHVAPTAVANTLNMFDPRDGGATGTIALSNLSNPMQFLCGAIGAIENATAPETAKLCSQYLGPALRQLNFNYLPFPFNPVLPSVPPSKDIIYTEPNLAPGGPGPKPAPPETPPAVSAYTGAGDVPPPPGYAAPALPGTSIPGQPPASLPELLLPDQGAVAPPPADSPPPLPAEGPSR from the coding sequence ATGATGCGCCGAGCACTTAGATTGATCACCGTAATCGTGCTGGCCGGGTGCCTGACCGGCGGCGCGGCACTGCTCACTTACCGGCACTTCTTCGCCCCGATCACCATCACCGCAGATTTCCAGACTGCGACGGCCATCTACCCCGGCGACCAGGTTCAGGTGTCGGGGGTGCGAGTGGGAACCATCGAGTCGGTCCAGCCTCGGGGGACCTTCACCAGGATGACGCTGACGGTGGACCGCCGGGTCCCGATCCCCGCCGATGCCCAGGCGGTCATCGTCGCGCAGAACCTGATCTCGGCGCGTTACGTGCAGCTGACGCCTGCCTACCGGTCCAGCGGGCCGATGATGGCCGACGGCGCCGCGATTCCGTTGAGCCGGACGGCGATCCCGGTGGAGTGGGACGAGGTGAAGGACCAATTGAACCGGCTGGCTGTCGAACTCGGACCGAAATCGGGGGTGTCGGACACTGCGTCGGCCAGGTTCATCACCAGCACCGCGGACGCCATGGCCGGTAACGGCGACAAGCTGCGCCAGACGCTGTCCCAGCTCTCCGGCGTGGGCCGGATCCTGGCCGCCGGCGGCGGCAGCATCACCGACATCATCGCCAACCTGCAGACCTTCGTCACTACACTGCAAGCGAGCAAGACGCAGATAGTGCAGTTCCAGGACCGGCTCGCCACCTTGACCAGCGTCGTCGACGGGAGCAGAGCCGATCTGGATGCGGTGCTGACCAACGTCGCCGGTACCGTCGGCGACGTCCAGCGCTTCATCGCCGACGTGCGTGACCCCACCGCCGAACAGATCCGCAGCCTTGCCGCAGTGACCCAGTCGGTGGTGAACCGCCAGAAGGATCTAGAGCAGATCCTGCATGTCGCCCCGACCGCGGTTGCCAACACGCTCAACATGTTCGACCCCCGCGATGGCGGCGCCACCGGCACCATCGCGCTGTCCAACCTCAGCAATCCCATGCAGTTCCTCTGCGGGGCCATCGGAGCCATCGAGAATGCCACCGCACCCGAAACGGCCAAGCTGTGCAGTCAGTACCTCGGTCCGGCGTTGCGGCAGTTGAACTTCAACTATCTTCCGTTTCCGTTCAACCCGGTCCTGCCATCTGTGCCGCCCTCCAAGGACATCATCTACACCGAACCAAATCTTGCGCCGGGCGGTCCTGGTCCCAAGCCGGCGCCACCGGAGACCCCGCCGGCGGTGTCGGCCTACACCGGGGCCGGCGATGTGCCTCCGCCACCGGGATATGCCGCGCCCGCACTGCCCGGCACCTCGATTCCCGGGCAACCGCCGGCGAGCCTGCCCGAGCTCTTGCTTCCAGACCAGGGCGCTGTCGCGCCACCGCCCGCGGACAGCCCCCCGCCGCTGCCGGCGGAAGGTCCGTCCCGATGA
- a CDS encoding MCE family protein: MNVRSMLRRTGALCSALMATAGCAFQGLNSLPLPGAVGRSSDALVYHLAVANVGTLEPNSPVLVDDVVVGSVRAISVVDWHADIEVSLRPDVVVPANVVARVGQTSLLGSMHVALDPPVGQQAQGRLDPGTHLPLTRSASYPSTERTLSTLSTVVNAGGLGQIGSIVHDFTLALGGHAAQTRDVLSRLNDLVTVFDEQRDEMVGAIQAMDRLATTLADQQPVISRALDVLPGALDVLNGQRQQLVTALDHMRRFSDTTTGLVQDSGDDLVADLQHLEPTIRALADVGPEIDTALAFLPVMPFGQNLIDRGIKGDYMNLFAVFDLTVPRLKRTLFAGTRWGDENVHIVPAPGDPGFDAYYSSNPLMAPLDPPPPDPVPAPKAGG, translated from the coding sequence ATGAACGTCAGATCCATGCTGCGTCGTACGGGCGCGCTGTGCTCTGCTCTGATGGCCACTGCGGGGTGTGCGTTCCAGGGGCTGAACTCGCTGCCGCTGCCAGGCGCTGTCGGACGTAGTTCGGATGCGCTCGTATACCATCTCGCCGTCGCCAATGTCGGAACACTGGAACCGAATTCACCTGTGCTGGTCGATGACGTGGTGGTCGGCAGTGTCCGCGCCATCAGCGTGGTCGACTGGCATGCCGACATCGAAGTGTCGTTACGTCCTGATGTCGTGGTACCCGCCAACGTCGTGGCCCGGGTGGGCCAGACCAGCCTCCTCGGTTCGATGCACGTGGCCCTGGACCCACCCGTCGGACAGCAGGCACAGGGCCGACTGGATCCTGGCACTCATCTCCCACTGACCAGGTCAGCGAGCTACCCGTCCACCGAACGCACCCTGTCGACTTTGTCGACGGTGGTCAATGCTGGTGGACTCGGCCAGATCGGCAGCATCGTCCACGATTTCACGCTCGCGCTCGGCGGGCATGCGGCTCAGACCCGGGACGTGCTGTCTCGCCTGAACGATCTGGTGACGGTGTTCGACGAGCAGCGCGACGAGATGGTCGGAGCCATCCAAGCGATGGACCGACTGGCCACCACGCTTGCTGATCAACAACCCGTGATCTCACGCGCTCTCGACGTACTTCCGGGTGCTCTCGATGTGCTCAACGGACAGCGGCAGCAACTCGTGACGGCCTTGGACCACATGCGCCGCTTCAGCGATACCACCACCGGTTTAGTGCAGGACAGCGGGGACGATCTGGTGGCGGATCTGCAGCATCTGGAGCCGACGATCCGAGCACTGGCCGACGTCGGGCCCGAAATCGATACCGCGCTGGCATTCCTGCCCGTGATGCCATTCGGGCAGAACCTGATCGACCGGGGGATCAAAGGTGACTACATGAATCTGTTCGCCGTCTTCGATCTCACGGTGCCCCGCCTCAAGCGCACGTTGTTCGCCGGAACCCGCTGGGGCGACGAGAACGTGCATATCGTTCCGGCGCCCGGTGACCCCGGCTTCGACGCTTACTACAGCTCCAATCCGCTGATGGCCCCCCTGGATCCGCCGCCGCCCGACCCGGTGCCTGCGCCGAAAGCGGGGGGATGA
- a CDS encoding MCE family protein, protein MLTRFVRIQLIIFAVATVVGLVTMFAVYLQGPVLLGIGRLTVTVQLPSGGGLYRLANVTYRGAQMGKVTDVRLTRDRAEAILSLDRTPRIPADLVAHVRSISAVGEQYVDLQPRTDQPPYLEDGAVIPQENVTVPQPVGPMLDHVSALLGSVPRDKLATVFDESSKALDNAGYDLGSLLDSWGTVSGDLRAVAPRLTGLIDDATPLLDAQLESDQAIRTWAHSLAGVTDSLATNDAHIRTILTQGPGALGSVTDLLERVKPTLPILLANLTSVSKVAVTYLPALEQLMVLIPPYFADLEAISPGHNASGLPLANFRIQISDPPACTVGFLPPSQWRSPADTETVDTPDGLYCKLPQDSPILVRGARNLPCMGKPGKRAPTVEICDSDKPYVPLAMRQHALGPNPIDPNLLAQGVPPDDRVTSDENIHAPVEGTAPPAPAGGAAPASHQRSPGTGPAVSVATYDPRTGRYAAPDGSTHIQSDLTDPGAAPVWQDLVLNPGMRGS, encoded by the coding sequence ATGCTCACCCGCTTCGTCCGAATCCAACTCATCATCTTCGCGGTCGCCACGGTCGTGGGGCTGGTGACCATGTTCGCGGTGTACCTGCAAGGCCCCGTTCTCTTGGGAATCGGGAGACTCACCGTCACCGTGCAGCTGCCGAGCGGCGGCGGCCTTTACCGGCTGGCCAATGTCACCTACCGGGGCGCACAGATGGGCAAGGTGACCGACGTCAGGCTCACCCGGGACAGGGCCGAGGCGATCCTCTCGCTGGACCGCACCCCCCGTATCCCGGCCGATCTGGTGGCCCACGTGCGCAGTATCAGCGCGGTCGGCGAACAGTACGTCGACTTGCAGCCGCGCACCGACCAGCCGCCGTATCTCGAAGACGGCGCAGTGATCCCGCAGGAGAACGTGACGGTGCCTCAGCCGGTGGGCCCGATGCTCGACCATGTCAGCGCATTGCTGGGTAGCGTGCCGCGGGACAAGCTCGCCACGGTGTTCGACGAGTCATCCAAGGCGTTGGACAACGCGGGTTACGACCTGGGCTCGTTGCTCGATTCCTGGGGGACCGTTTCCGGCGACCTGCGTGCCGTGGCGCCCCGCCTTACGGGACTGATCGACGACGCAACCCCGCTGCTCGACGCGCAATTGGAGTCCGACCAGGCGATCCGGACATGGGCGCACAGCCTGGCAGGCGTCACCGACAGTCTGGCAACCAACGACGCTCACATCCGGACGATCCTCACCCAAGGACCTGGCGCCCTCGGATCCGTCACCGATCTGCTGGAACGGGTCAAGCCGACCTTGCCCATCCTGTTGGCCAACCTGACGAGCGTGAGCAAGGTCGCCGTGACGTATCTGCCGGCGCTGGAGCAGCTGATGGTGTTGATCCCGCCGTATTTTGCCGACCTGGAAGCGATCTCGCCCGGCCACAACGCCTCCGGGCTGCCGTTGGCCAACTTCCGGATCCAGATCAGTGACCCACCCGCTTGTACCGTCGGGTTCCTGCCGCCGTCGCAGTGGCGGTCACCGGCCGACACCGAGACCGTGGACACCCCCGACGGTCTCTACTGCAAGCTTCCGCAGGACTCTCCGATCCTGGTGCGCGGGGCACGCAACCTGCCGTGTATGGGCAAGCCGGGAAAGCGGGCTCCGACGGTGGAGATCTGTGACAGCGACAAACCCTACGTACCGCTGGCGATGCGCCAGCATGCGTTGGGCCCCAACCCGATTGACCCGAATCTGCTCGCTCAGGGGGTGCCCCCCGACGACCGGGTGACCTCCGACGAGAACATCCACGCCCCGGTCGAGGGCACGGCGCCGCCGGCGCCTGCCGGCGGCGCGGCACCGGCGTCGCATCAGCGTTCCCCCGGTACCGGGCCTGCGGTGTCGGTGGCGACCTACGACCCTCGCACCGGACGCTACGCGGCTCCGGACGGATCCACACACATCCAGAGTGATCTCACCGACCCCGGCGCCGCGCCCGTCTGGCAGGACTTGGTGCTGAATCCGGGGATGCGCGGATCATGA
- a CDS encoding MaoC family dehydratase: protein MTQAPPAPTVYDGIAGFAAHVGEHLGHSDWREVTQKEVDLFADATGDHQWIHVDPEKAAAGPYGGTIAHGYLTLSLVPVLVQQIYQVTGLSMQVNYGVDKLRFPAPVPVGSRIRAGAELIKIDRDDKGGRATVRVTVEVEGSQRPACVVDTIAAMMDA, encoded by the coding sequence ATGACGCAGGCCCCTCCGGCACCCACGGTGTACGACGGTATCGCGGGGTTCGCGGCCCATGTCGGCGAGCATCTCGGTCACAGCGACTGGCGAGAGGTCACCCAGAAGGAAGTCGACCTGTTCGCCGACGCCACCGGCGACCACCAGTGGATCCACGTGGACCCGGAGAAGGCCGCCGCCGGGCCCTACGGCGGCACCATCGCACACGGATATCTCACACTCTCGCTGGTGCCCGTGCTGGTTCAGCAGATCTACCAGGTGACCGGCCTGTCCATGCAGGTGAACTACGGAGTCGACAAGCTCCGTTTCCCGGCACCAGTGCCGGTGGGATCCCGGATCCGCGCCGGCGCGGAACTGATCAAGATCGATCGCGACGACAAGGGCGGCCGTGCCACGGTGCGGGTGACCGTCGAGGTCGAGGGGTCGCAGCGGCCGGCCTGTGTCGTCGACACCATCGCCGCGATGATGGACGCCTAG
- a CDS encoding amidohydrolase family protein: MAPRSLPYPIFDIDNHMYETKDALLKYLPKEHRGKVGYVEVNGRPKLVVKDHISHMIPNPTFERVARPGSAEDYFLGNNPEGLNFREFIGEAMDVIPAYQSPAPRLELMDELGIDQCVMYPTLASLIEERTTDDVVLTHAIIHALNEWMHEHWTFNYQDRIFATPVICLPLVDEAIKEFHWALERGMKTFLVRPAPVPSRFGGSRSMGLPEFDPFWAEVVKADIPVTFHASDSGYQKHLMEWEGGDEYLSFKTSALREVVMGFRAMEDTLAALICHGVLSRFPDLRVLVVENGSGWVKNLLRQLDKAYRVMPKEFEEHPVEVFKRNIYIHPFLEDDVKSIVDIMGEDHVMFGSDFPHPEGIGDPLSFVDRLDGISEEGKAKIMGGNAIKQLRLKVSV; this comes from the coding sequence ATGGCGCCCCGTTCACTTCCGTACCCGATCTTCGACATCGACAATCACATGTACGAGACGAAGGATGCCCTGCTCAAATACCTGCCGAAGGAGCATCGAGGCAAGGTCGGCTACGTCGAGGTCAACGGCCGGCCGAAGCTCGTCGTCAAAGACCACATCAGCCACATGATCCCGAACCCGACCTTCGAACGGGTAGCGCGACCGGGTAGCGCGGAGGACTACTTCCTCGGCAACAACCCCGAAGGACTCAACTTCCGCGAGTTCATCGGCGAGGCAATGGATGTCATCCCGGCCTATCAGTCACCCGCCCCGCGGCTGGAGCTGATGGACGAGTTGGGCATCGACCAGTGCGTGATGTATCCGACGCTGGCCAGCCTCATCGAGGAGCGCACCACCGACGACGTCGTGCTCACGCACGCGATCATCCACGCCCTCAACGAGTGGATGCACGAGCACTGGACGTTCAACTACCAGGACCGGATCTTCGCCACCCCGGTCATCTGTCTGCCTCTGGTCGACGAGGCCATCAAGGAGTTCCACTGGGCGCTCGAGCGGGGGATGAAGACTTTTCTGGTGCGACCGGCACCGGTGCCCAGCCGGTTCGGGGGATCGCGCTCCATGGGACTGCCGGAGTTCGACCCGTTCTGGGCCGAAGTCGTCAAGGCGGACATCCCGGTGACGTTCCACGCTTCCGACAGCGGGTACCAGAAGCACCTCATGGAATGGGAGGGCGGCGACGAGTACCTGTCGTTCAAGACCAGCGCACTACGTGAGGTGGTGATGGGATTCCGCGCCATGGAGGACACCCTGGCCGCGCTGATCTGCCACGGCGTGCTCTCGCGGTTCCCCGACCTGCGGGTGTTGGTCGTGGAGAACGGCAGCGGTTGGGTGAAGAACCTGCTTCGTCAGCTGGACAAGGCTTACCGGGTGATGCCCAAGGAGTTCGAAGAGCACCCGGTCGAGGTGTTCAAGCGCAACATCTACATCCACCCGTTCCTCGAAGACGATGTGAAGTCGATCGTCGACATCATGGGCGAGGACCACGTGATGTTCGGCTCGGACTTCCCCCACCCCGAAGGCATCGGCGATCCGCTCAGCTTCGTCGATCGGCTTGACGGCATCTCCGAGGAGGGTAAGGCGAAGATCATGGGAGGCAACGCGATCAAGCAGCTGCGCCTCAAGGTGTCGGTATGA
- a CDS encoding cysteine hydrolase, producing MPQPRLRDLIEPATTAIVTQECQGGVIGPEAGLPLLAAEARREAIPNIAELLTGARRAGVTVVHCLIQRRTDGRGSNTNARLFAAAKSFSADLTPGTPAASVLPEFGPEESDLVLTRTHGVGPMTGTDLDSVLRNLGIRTIVGVGVSVNIAITNFVMDAVNRGYRFVLPRDAVSGFPREYADAMIDNTLALLSTVTTTHEVLASWDEARSGPAILDVTQR from the coding sequence ATGCCGCAGCCACGTCTCCGCGATCTGATCGAACCCGCGACCACCGCCATCGTCACGCAGGAATGCCAAGGCGGTGTCATCGGCCCGGAGGCCGGTCTTCCGCTGCTGGCCGCGGAGGCCCGGCGCGAGGCGATCCCGAATATCGCCGAGCTGCTCACCGGCGCGCGCCGTGCGGGCGTGACCGTGGTGCACTGCCTCATCCAGCGCCGAACCGACGGCCGCGGATCCAACACCAACGCCAGGCTCTTCGCGGCGGCCAAATCGTTCTCGGCAGACCTCACCCCGGGTACGCCCGCCGCCTCCGTCCTTCCCGAATTCGGTCCGGAGGAAAGCGATCTGGTGCTTACCCGCACCCACGGGGTCGGACCTATGACGGGTACCGATCTGGACTCGGTACTGCGGAACCTGGGTATCCGGACGATCGTCGGCGTCGGGGTTTCCGTCAACATCGCGATCACGAATTTCGTCATGGATGCCGTCAACCGCGGCTATCGATTCGTGCTACCCAGGGACGCCGTCAGCGGATTCCCGCGCGAGTACGCGGACGCGATGATCGACAATACGCTGGCCCTGCTCTCCACCGTGACGACCACCCACGAAGTCCTCGCATCCTGGGACGAAGCCCGGTCAGGCCCAGCAATTCTGGATGTTACCCAGCGATAG
- a CDS encoding nuclear transport factor 2 family protein: MQHAEIEIRESVRQTLSDYTAATDSFDLAALASCFAPDGVLEFTGGDGPLTGPAAIEAGLGAALSGSPEPDRPRPTYVRHHVSSVRFISVKPGRAQVSSYFAVYTDIGSDHWGRYRDVLVPHEGRWLFAHRRITVDSFSASSLMA, from the coding sequence ATGCAACATGCGGAGATCGAGATACGTGAGTCGGTACGGCAGACCCTTTCCGACTACACGGCGGCAACTGACTCCTTCGACCTCGCGGCACTGGCGTCGTGTTTCGCCCCCGACGGCGTGCTGGAGTTCACCGGCGGCGACGGACCGCTGACCGGTCCGGCCGCCATCGAAGCCGGCCTCGGCGCCGCCCTGAGCGGCTCGCCGGAGCCGGACCGGCCTCGACCGACCTACGTCCGCCACCATGTCTCCAGCGTGCGGTTCATCTCCGTGAAGCCCGGACGGGCGCAGGTCAGCAGCTATTTCGCGGTGTACACCGACATCGGCTCCGACCACTGGGGCCGATACCGCGACGTTCTGGTTCCGCACGAGGGCCGATGGCTGTTCGCGCACCGGCGTATCACCGTGGACTCGTTCTCCGCCTCCAGTCTGATGGCGTGA
- a CDS encoding TIGR03619 family F420-dependent LLM class oxidoreductase, giving the protein MPISYSLELPTQRVDAGAEFVSASAISDVARAAEEAGFAAVHVTDHPAPDAKWLDHGGHHALDPFVALSFAAAATSTVKVLTNVYIAAYRNPFLGAKSIQSLAVLSGNRLIVGAAAGYLKPEFRALGVDFDTRGALFDEALDVLQKVLSGADLAYVGSSFSARGVRLRPLPATAPPIWIGGNSKPAVRRAVTHAQGWAPFNTFGYAAASRTAEISTLDELESAITWARAYAAEVGRTEPLDICFSAGNLLDDDRSTDERHAIVDRLAAAGVTWLTIAPAGHDRAEYVELAAAFAKEFITT; this is encoded by the coding sequence GTGCCCATCTCGTATTCGCTCGAACTGCCGACCCAGCGGGTGGACGCCGGCGCGGAGTTCGTCTCCGCATCCGCCATCTCCGATGTCGCACGCGCGGCAGAGGAGGCCGGATTCGCCGCCGTGCACGTCACCGACCATCCGGCACCGGACGCCAAGTGGCTGGACCACGGTGGGCACCACGCGCTCGACCCGTTCGTGGCGCTGTCGTTCGCCGCGGCGGCAACCAGCACGGTCAAAGTGCTGACCAACGTGTACATTGCGGCCTACCGCAATCCTTTCCTCGGGGCGAAGTCCATTCAGAGCCTGGCGGTGCTGTCGGGAAACCGACTCATCGTCGGAGCCGCGGCGGGCTACCTGAAACCGGAGTTTCGCGCCCTGGGAGTCGACTTCGACACGCGCGGCGCGCTTTTCGACGAAGCTCTCGACGTGCTGCAGAAAGTCCTCTCCGGCGCCGACCTCGCCTATGTGGGCAGCTCGTTCTCGGCCAGGGGCGTGCGGCTGCGTCCGCTACCGGCGACCGCACCGCCGATCTGGATCGGCGGGAACAGCAAGCCCGCCGTACGCCGGGCGGTGACCCATGCGCAGGGCTGGGCACCGTTCAACACGTTCGGTTATGCCGCGGCGTCCCGAACCGCCGAGATCTCCACGCTGGACGAATTGGAGTCGGCGATCACCTGGGCCCGCGCCTATGCCGCCGAGGTCGGCCGGACGGAACCGCTGGACATCTGCTTCTCGGCGGGCAACCTGCTCGACGACGATCGGTCGACCGACGAACGGCACGCGATCGTCGACCGGCTGGCCGCTGCCGGGGTGACCTGGTTGACCATCGCGCCCGCCGGCCACGACCGGGCCGAGTACGTCGAACTCGCGGCGGCGTTCGCCAAGGAGTTCATCACGACGTGA